One segment of Rhodopirellula baltica SH 1 DNA contains the following:
- a CDS encoding sugar ABC transporter substrate-binding protein, whose translation MVTGCTSSNTTSQSKDDGNAKPRVALIMKSLANEFFSTMAKGAEAHQAEYSEQYELVVNGIKDERDVSRQVALVEEMVASGVDAIVIAPADSKVLVPALRRAIEAGVIVVNIDNRLDADVLQQENVAVPFVGPDNMAGAKAVGDYLAANRKGEKVAILEGIRTSFNAQQRLKGFEAAMKEANMEIVSSQSADWEMSRANTVASSMLSEHPEITAILAANDSMALGAIAAVKSAGRAGEVQIVGFDNITAIRQAIEEGKVLATADQHGDKLAVFGIEAALEQLGESSDEEASIEDVETPVDLITSENLSNE comes from the coding sequence ATGGTTACCGGCTGCACTTCGTCAAATACGACTTCGCAATCCAAGGACGATGGCAATGCCAAACCTCGAGTGGCGTTGATCATGAAGTCGTTGGCCAATGAGTTCTTTTCGACAATGGCCAAGGGAGCCGAGGCTCATCAAGCTGAATACTCCGAGCAGTACGAGTTGGTCGTCAACGGGATCAAAGACGAGCGTGATGTCAGTCGCCAAGTCGCTTTGGTGGAAGAAATGGTTGCCAGCGGTGTGGATGCGATTGTCATCGCCCCGGCGGATTCCAAGGTGCTGGTGCCCGCTCTTCGGCGAGCCATCGAAGCGGGAGTGATCGTGGTCAACATCGACAACCGTTTGGATGCGGATGTTCTACAGCAAGAAAATGTCGCGGTTCCCTTTGTGGGCCCGGACAACATGGCGGGCGCGAAAGCCGTTGGTGATTACCTGGCAGCCAATCGCAAGGGCGAAAAGGTCGCGATTTTGGAAGGCATACGCACCTCGTTCAACGCTCAACAGCGATTGAAAGGTTTCGAAGCCGCAATGAAAGAGGCCAACATGGAAATCGTGAGCAGCCAATCGGCGGATTGGGAAATGTCGCGAGCCAACACGGTTGCGTCGTCCATGTTGAGCGAGCATCCGGAGATCACAGCAATCTTGGCGGCCAATGATTCAATGGCTCTCGGTGCCATCGCAGCGGTCAAAAGTGCGGGGCGGGCGGGCGAAGTACAAATCGTCGGATTCGATAACATCACCGCGATCCGGCAAGCTATCGAAGAAGGCAAGGTGCTGGCCACGGCGGATCAGCACGGTGATAAGTTGGCTGTCTTCGGCATCGAAGCGGCACTGGAACAGCTCGGTGAATCTTCAGACGAGGAAGCTTCCATCGAAGACGTTGAAACGCCCGTGGATCTGATCACGTCCGAGAATCTGAGCAACGAATGA
- the recQ gene encoding DNA helicase RecQ, with protein MSSPSDSTSTLAPSNSSGDEMDRAHSVLRSVWGYDSFRPLQADAVQDVIQGRDSLVVLPTGGGKSLCYQVPALVRDGMSVVVSPLISLMKDQVDALTSNGVSAALVNSTQSVEQKRETAERLRRGEIKILYLAPERLLTPKTLDFLRSLPISFFAIDEAHCVSNWGHDFRPEYRGLRILKEQFPSASVHAFTATASEQVRDDIAEQLQLNQPNILVGDFDRPNLTYRMLRADGKLNQIQQCIAQHPGESGVVYCITRKEVEQTAAALESMGVRTLPYHAGLPDDVRQANQEAFIQEKVDVIVATVAFGMGIDKSNVRFVIHAGMPKSIEHYQQESGRAGRDGLAAECILLHSGGDLMSWKRILENGDRSNFQSAMASVESMAALCNGVQCRHASLVEYFGQEYDSDNCNACDVCLGELDVVDDPITLAQKILSCVVRLKERYGAGHTVKVLTGSRDQKVIQAGHDQLSTYNLLSSEGATAVRTWIEQLISQNHLIRTGEFQSLRLTESGRALLKREGEVTLTKVSAKSSSRRPAANESWEGVDRKLFDHLRSLRSEMASERGVPAYVIFGDAVLRELARVRPTSIEKLTNIRGIGDRKREEFGQLFLDSIDQYCEENPLDRDQTANTTSATISKPRANATPNAATVQASQLFREGCSVEEVASKMGRAESTVNKYLSDYIQAEKITDPSQWVSNEEAEAIRAALMAVEDERLRPVFEALGEEVSYEKIRIVASCMKNEMADGSDD; from the coding sequence ATGTCGTCGCCTTCTGATTCGACCTCAACCCTCGCACCGTCCAATTCGTCCGGTGACGAAATGGATCGTGCCCATTCGGTCCTCCGATCGGTTTGGGGCTATGACTCTTTCCGTCCGTTGCAAGCAGATGCCGTCCAGGATGTGATTCAGGGCCGAGACAGTTTGGTTGTTTTGCCAACCGGCGGCGGGAAGTCATTGTGCTACCAAGTTCCTGCGCTCGTTCGCGACGGAATGTCCGTGGTCGTCTCACCATTGATCTCTTTGATGAAAGATCAAGTCGACGCGTTGACCAGCAACGGTGTTTCGGCGGCGTTGGTCAACAGCACCCAGTCGGTGGAACAGAAACGCGAAACGGCAGAACGACTTCGCCGAGGCGAGATCAAAATTCTCTACCTCGCCCCAGAACGGTTGCTCACGCCGAAGACGCTCGACTTCCTACGCAGCCTGCCGATTTCTTTCTTCGCAATCGACGAAGCCCACTGCGTTAGCAACTGGGGACATGATTTCCGTCCCGAGTACCGCGGACTACGAATCCTCAAAGAACAATTCCCCTCCGCGTCCGTGCACGCTTTCACCGCCACCGCATCCGAACAAGTTCGCGATGACATCGCCGAACAACTGCAACTGAATCAACCAAACATTCTGGTCGGTGACTTCGATCGACCGAACTTGACCTACCGAATGCTACGCGCCGATGGCAAATTGAATCAGATCCAGCAATGCATCGCTCAACATCCCGGTGAGTCAGGTGTGGTGTATTGCATCACTCGCAAAGAAGTCGAACAAACTGCCGCTGCACTTGAATCCATGGGCGTCCGAACGCTTCCTTATCACGCGGGGCTGCCTGACGACGTTCGACAGGCCAATCAGGAAGCGTTCATTCAAGAGAAAGTCGACGTGATCGTCGCCACGGTCGCCTTCGGCATGGGCATCGACAAATCCAATGTTCGATTTGTCATTCACGCAGGGATGCCTAAGTCAATCGAGCACTATCAACAGGAAAGTGGTCGAGCAGGACGCGATGGTCTCGCCGCCGAATGCATCCTCCTGCACAGTGGCGGTGATCTGATGTCATGGAAGCGCATTTTGGAGAACGGCGACCGTAGCAACTTCCAATCCGCCATGGCATCGGTCGAATCGATGGCGGCACTGTGCAACGGTGTGCAATGCCGACACGCATCGCTCGTGGAATACTTCGGGCAGGAATACGACTCGGACAACTGCAATGCGTGTGATGTTTGCCTGGGCGAACTCGACGTCGTGGACGATCCGATCACCCTCGCACAGAAAATTTTGTCGTGCGTGGTTCGTTTGAAAGAGCGATACGGCGCCGGCCACACAGTCAAAGTTCTCACCGGATCGCGTGACCAAAAAGTCATTCAGGCAGGACACGATCAACTAAGCACCTACAACCTGCTCTCCAGCGAAGGTGCCACCGCCGTTCGCACATGGATCGAACAACTCATTTCTCAAAACCATTTGATCCGGACCGGCGAGTTTCAATCACTTCGCCTGACTGAATCCGGACGAGCCCTTCTGAAACGCGAAGGTGAAGTGACGCTTACAAAAGTGTCAGCGAAAAGCTCGTCACGGCGTCCCGCCGCGAATGAATCTTGGGAAGGTGTCGATCGCAAACTGTTTGATCATCTCCGTTCCCTGCGCAGCGAAATGGCATCGGAACGAGGCGTGCCAGCCTACGTCATTTTCGGCGATGCCGTCCTTCGCGAATTGGCTCGCGTTCGTCCAACTTCCATTGAAAAATTGACCAACATCCGTGGAATCGGTGATCGAAAACGCGAAGAGTTTGGACAACTGTTTTTGGATTCGATTGATCAGTACTGCGAGGAAAACCCTCTGGACAGAGACCAAACTGCCAACACCACTTCGGCGACCATCAGCAAACCTCGCGCGAACGCAACTCCCAACGCCGCCACAGTCCAAGCATCCCAACTTTTTCGCGAGGGATGTTCGGTGGAAGAGGTCGCTTCGAAAATGGGCCGCGCCGAGTCGACGGTGAACAAGTACCTCAGCGACTACATCCAAGCGGAAAAAATCACCGATCCATCGCAATGGGTTTCCAACGAAGAGGCCGAGGCTATCCGTGCCGCATTGATGGCAGTCGAAGACGAACGACTTCGCCCAGTCTTCGAAGCACTCGGCGAAGAAGTGTCGTATGAAAAGATCCGCATCGTCGCCTCTTGCATGAAGAACGAGATGGCAGATGGATCGGACGACTGA
- the argF gene encoding ornithine carbamoyltransferase produces the protein MRHLLTLFDLTPQELRQILATAQTLKAKLKQGERPAILERYTLALLFEKPSLRTRVSFETGMNHLGGSSLFLGDDVGWGKRESPSDFTRVLGQFVDAVACRAKSHERVEQLAEYNAVPIINSLTDLCHPCQAIADVLTLLENFGEVKGRHMVFVGDGNNVSRSLALACAMLNIQFTLARPDGYELDQPWLDRILAKYPNAKMNQTADPIAAVQSADAIYTDVWTSMGQEAESIARRAAFKNFQVNEQLLEAAPKTARVLHCLPAVRGEEITDAVMDGPQSDVIEQAGNRMHAQKALMIQLLRPEWIAENIRV, from the coding sequence ATGCGACACTTGCTCACACTCTTTGATCTGACCCCGCAAGAATTGCGTCAGATTTTGGCAACCGCACAAACCCTCAAAGCCAAATTGAAACAGGGCGAACGGCCCGCCATTTTGGAACGCTACACGCTCGCGTTGTTGTTTGAAAAACCAAGCTTGCGAACCCGGGTCAGCTTTGAAACCGGCATGAATCACCTCGGTGGCAGCAGTTTATTTCTGGGCGACGACGTCGGCTGGGGCAAACGTGAATCACCGTCGGACTTCACCCGCGTGTTGGGGCAATTCGTTGACGCGGTCGCGTGCCGCGCCAAATCGCACGAGCGTGTGGAACAATTGGCCGAATACAATGCCGTTCCGATCATCAACAGCCTCACGGATCTCTGTCATCCCTGCCAAGCGATCGCTGATGTGCTGACGTTGCTGGAGAATTTTGGCGAAGTCAAAGGTCGCCACATGGTATTCGTTGGCGACGGCAACAACGTTTCGCGTTCACTCGCTCTCGCTTGTGCCATGCTGAACATTCAGTTCACGCTCGCGCGCCCGGACGGATACGAACTGGACCAACCATGGCTCGATCGGATCCTTGCGAAATATCCGAACGCGAAAATGAACCAAACGGCCGACCCGATCGCTGCGGTTCAAAGTGCCGATGCGATCTACACTGACGTTTGGACCAGCATGGGGCAGGAAGCGGAATCCATCGCTCGTCGGGCCGCCTTCAAGAATTTCCAAGTCAATGAACAGCTACTCGAGGCGGCCCCAAAGACCGCTCGAGTGCTGCATTGCTTGCCCGCCGTGCGAGGCGAGGAGATCACCGACGCGGTCATGGATGGCCCACAAAGCGACGTGATCGAACAGGCGGGCAATCGAATGCACGCCCAAAAGGCCCTGATGATTCAGCTGCTGCGACCCGAGTGGATCGCAGAAAATATCCGCGTCTGA
- a CDS encoding ABC transporter permease produces the protein MNRLQGFLKPLAPHFGLVAVLLVLVAIFSMLSNNFFQISTVISIANQVPDLTFLVVGMTLVLIIGGIDLSVGSLLAVSSAVLGVLMANYDWSIWMALPVALLVASIGGGLNGAISIGFGIPSFIVTLGMLEIARGATKVVTDSQAIYIGSRIEWFGQPLPGVFVSPAFMFAIATVVLGQLFLTRTVWGRYCIAIGTNAEAVRMSGIRSAPLCIAIFAISGMMCGLAGLAQTSRLSTADPNAAIGIELAAIAACVIGGTSLMGGRGNVVRSFIGVLIIQVLQTGLAQVGVSDASKQIITGVVIVVAVLIDALRTRWSRN, from the coding sequence ATGAATCGGTTGCAAGGGTTTTTGAAACCGCTCGCCCCGCATTTCGGGTTGGTGGCGGTCTTGTTGGTGCTGGTGGCAATATTCTCAATGCTCAGCAACAACTTCTTCCAAATATCCACGGTGATCTCGATCGCCAATCAGGTCCCCGATCTAACGTTCTTGGTCGTCGGGATGACATTGGTGTTGATCATCGGTGGAATCGATTTGTCGGTCGGATCTTTGCTGGCGGTATCGTCAGCGGTGTTAGGTGTTTTGATGGCCAACTACGATTGGTCAATATGGATGGCGCTTCCGGTTGCGCTTCTGGTGGCATCGATCGGCGGTGGATTGAATGGAGCCATTTCAATTGGGTTTGGAATTCCATCCTTCATTGTCACGTTGGGCATGCTCGAGATCGCTCGCGGGGCAACCAAAGTGGTCACGGATTCACAGGCGATCTACATCGGCAGCCGAATTGAATGGTTTGGTCAGCCTCTGCCCGGCGTGTTCGTTTCACCCGCCTTCATGTTCGCGATTGCAACAGTGGTTCTGGGGCAGTTGTTTTTGACTCGGACGGTTTGGGGACGCTACTGCATCGCGATTGGCACCAATGCGGAAGCAGTTCGAATGTCTGGGATCCGGTCGGCTCCATTGTGCATCGCGATTTTCGCGATCAGCGGGATGATGTGCGGTCTAGCAGGCCTCGCACAAACGTCGCGATTGTCGACCGCCGATCCCAATGCTGCCATCGGAATCGAGTTGGCTGCGATTGCCGCTTGCGTCATTGGCGGGACCAGTTTGATGGGAGGCCGGGGGAATGTGGTCCGGTCGTTTATCGGTGTGCTGATCATCCAAGTCTTGCAGACCGGACTGGCTCAAGTCGGCGTGTCCGACGCGAGCAAACAGATCATCACTGGGGTGGTGATCGTTGTGGCGGTCTTGATTGACGCTCTAAGAACTCGTTGGAGTCGAAATTGA
- a CDS encoding aminotransferase class III-fold pyridoxal phosphate-dependent enzyme, with protein sequence MNASGNGNAPRGDNWIDAIAGRLSPTGENSFRDALRQFADQPEWCGDAGLRSKITEQLRTLTNADTSTLADCIPTSSRDQALEHALIAARRHHQSLHDSDDAAGDNASSSKCLCLVGSDHGRSVLARMASGKPTLRGNEWPLLPGFVHASADRFVDRIDSSTAVALVSPVDFSGVGQPLTADWWARCRQRCDETGTLLIIDHGDTPAAGNGYLFAHEMVAGISADAVILSAGLVGELPGGLLVLSESLASHLDESAQSSDLVGHLVSAALSTLIETDALATESDAFAIALAERIATRGCVRDLHACGHTVILELDVESQAWIEQSAAEQMHAHVCSDHSVLFQPPLLMTSEHQEALIDRIDAVLAGLEGTQELTEAAAPEATAPAATAPAATDSEATDLDAETEPADEVHTNDLPIDSSLDADIDEAASAEDSDEELDDYEDDDDEAIEEDELDDMADEELAEEEETDDEFVGGDEDEEHETEQEETELESNELDEFESNEETEKL encoded by the coding sequence GTGAACGCGTCCGGCAACGGCAATGCACCTCGCGGCGACAACTGGATCGATGCGATTGCGGGACGGCTCTCTCCCACCGGCGAGAACTCGTTCCGAGATGCACTGCGTCAATTCGCGGATCAACCTGAGTGGTGCGGTGATGCCGGCCTGCGATCGAAGATCACGGAGCAACTTCGCACGCTGACCAATGCGGACACTTCGACGCTCGCGGATTGCATTCCGACTTCTTCGCGAGACCAAGCACTCGAACATGCTTTGATCGCAGCCCGTCGACATCATCAGTCGCTCCATGATTCGGATGATGCGGCCGGCGACAACGCTTCGTCGTCAAAGTGTCTTTGCTTGGTTGGCAGCGATCACGGACGCAGCGTCCTTGCCAGAATGGCGAGCGGGAAACCAACGCTGCGAGGCAACGAATGGCCTCTCTTGCCGGGCTTTGTGCACGCGTCGGCGGATCGCTTCGTTGACCGAATCGACTCTTCAACCGCAGTTGCGCTGGTTTCTCCGGTGGACTTCAGCGGAGTCGGCCAACCATTGACCGCTGATTGGTGGGCTCGCTGCCGTCAAAGATGCGATGAAACAGGCACTCTGTTGATCATCGATCACGGTGACACTCCCGCAGCCGGGAACGGTTATCTCTTTGCTCACGAAATGGTCGCCGGCATCTCCGCCGACGCGGTGATCCTTTCGGCCGGATTGGTCGGCGAGCTTCCCGGCGGCTTGTTGGTTCTATCGGAATCACTTGCCTCTCATCTCGACGAATCCGCTCAGTCCAGTGACTTGGTCGGCCACCTCGTTTCCGCCGCATTGTCGACGCTGATCGAAACGGATGCCCTCGCCACAGAATCAGACGCGTTTGCAATCGCGCTTGCTGAACGAATTGCCACCCGCGGATGCGTCAGAGACCTGCACGCTTGTGGGCATACGGTGATCCTAGAATTGGACGTCGAGTCCCAGGCATGGATCGAACAATCCGCGGCCGAACAAATGCACGCCCATGTTTGCAGCGACCATTCGGTGCTGTTCCAGCCTCCACTGTTGATGACGAGCGAACATCAAGAAGCCCTGATCGACCGAATCGATGCGGTGCTGGCGGGGTTGGAAGGAACTCAAGAGTTAACGGAAGCAGCGGCCCCAGAAGCAACGGCCCCGGCGGCAACGGCCCCGGCGGCAACCGACTCGGAGGCGACCGACTTGGATGCGGAGACAGAACCCGCGGACGAAGTCCACACCAACGATTTGCCAATAGACAGCTCGCTTGATGCGGATATCGATGAAGCCGCATCTGCGGAAGATTCGGACGAAGAGCTGGATGACTACGAAGACGATGACGATGAGGCAATCGAAGAGGACGAACTCGACGACATGGCCGATGAAGAATTGGCTGAGGAAGAAGAAACGGATGACGAATTCGTAGGCGGCGATGAAGACGAAGAGCACGAAACCGAACAAGAAGAAACTGAACTGGAAAGCAACGAACTGGACGAGTTCGAATCCAACGAGGAAACGGAGAAACTTTGA
- a CDS encoding NTP/NDP exchange transporter — MAWSTAWFFCLLGGYYQLRPLRETEAFTRGSDEIPWLFLASFLTMLVASPIYASVANRGRGMRLVSRVYRFFELNLLVFFFAMQVSDPDIAAWVGRVYFVWLSVFNLFVVSLMWSVFTDAYRSDQAKRLFGFISAGGTIGGIAGSAFASWLSQQVDISYVLIAGIIALELCQQCGRVFAKTLSSQNGANEAAEKPSDETAALASTEQTATSKEKHSMWIGIRTVWKSPYLLGLCLFMLALQACATTVYCEQADFIREANLNEADRFALISKINLWVLSLTLAVQLLGTAALLRRLGMAIVLGVFPLIYVVGFAGLAFWPSLHWIVALVVVHRASSYAVFAPAIQILYTVVDRRTLYQAKGFLDTAVVRGGDVLSAQLFGVLRFNGLSLTAIAAGFLPLAVLAGLLGMRIGRQQSEMQQRGRPAGHD, encoded by the coding sequence TTGGCTTGGTCGACGGCATGGTTCTTTTGTTTGCTGGGTGGCTACTACCAGCTTCGGCCACTTCGCGAAACGGAAGCCTTCACCCGCGGAAGCGATGAGATTCCCTGGCTGTTCCTGGCTAGCTTCCTCACCATGTTGGTTGCCTCTCCGATTTATGCGTCCGTCGCGAACCGCGGACGGGGCATGCGATTGGTCAGCCGTGTCTATCGATTCTTCGAACTGAACCTGCTGGTCTTCTTTTTCGCGATGCAAGTCAGCGACCCAGACATCGCCGCTTGGGTCGGCCGTGTCTACTTTGTCTGGTTGAGCGTCTTCAACCTGTTCGTCGTGTCATTGATGTGGAGCGTTTTTACGGATGCCTATCGCAGCGACCAAGCCAAGCGGTTGTTCGGGTTCATCTCAGCGGGCGGAACCATCGGCGGGATCGCCGGTTCTGCGTTCGCATCTTGGCTCTCGCAACAAGTCGACATCTCGTATGTGCTGATCGCAGGCATCATTGCATTGGAACTGTGCCAACAATGCGGCCGAGTTTTCGCGAAAACGTTGTCATCACAAAATGGGGCAAACGAGGCCGCTGAAAAACCGAGTGACGAAACCGCCGCACTGGCCTCGACGGAACAGACTGCCACATCAAAAGAAAAGCACTCGATGTGGATTGGGATTCGGACCGTTTGGAAGTCGCCCTATTTGCTCGGGCTCTGTCTGTTCATGTTGGCGCTTCAAGCCTGCGCCACGACGGTCTATTGCGAACAGGCAGACTTCATTCGCGAAGCAAATTTGAACGAGGCCGATCGTTTCGCGTTGATATCCAAAATCAACCTTTGGGTACTGAGCCTCACGTTGGCGGTGCAACTGCTCGGCACCGCCGCGTTACTTCGTCGGCTCGGGATGGCAATCGTCTTGGGAGTTTTCCCGCTGATCTATGTGGTCGGTTTCGCTGGGTTGGCATTTTGGCCCAGCCTCCACTGGATTGTCGCTTTGGTGGTTGTCCATCGTGCGTCCAGCTACGCCGTGTTCGCGCCCGCGATTCAAATTCTGTACACCGTCGTGGATCGCCGCACGCTGTACCAAGCCAAGGGTTTTCTGGACACGGCCGTAGTTCGAGGCGGCGACGTGCTGTCAGCCCAACTATTCGGGGTACTACGATTCAACGGTTTGAGTTTGACTGCGATCGCCGCAGGTTTCCTGCCGCTGGCGGTCCTGGCCGGATTGCTGGGGATGCGGATCGGTCGCCAGCAGTCCGAAATGCAGCAACGTGGGCGACCGGCCGGCCATGATTGA
- the argB gene encoding acetylglutamate kinase, whose translation MDQAIAKADTLIEAMGWIRRFRGKTTVIKLGGSLLEDREALQHLLLDVIFMETVGLRPVVVHGGGKAITEAMAKAGIEAQFIRGRRVTDEKSLEVVEQVLAGELNVELTEMMERFGGRAVNLSPRTTCVLKGKKLIDPEGDDLGFVGEVTEVDRDVIESLAYTDQVAVIPSLCTDDKGQLYNVNADTAAMAVAQSLGADKLVFLSDVNGVRRDPEDPATIIPALSAEEARQLIADGVIKSGMIPKVEACLETLGRGVQKVHIIDGRLRHSLLLEIFTTDGVGTEIHQ comes from the coding sequence ATGGACCAAGCGATTGCGAAAGCCGACACTCTCATCGAAGCGATGGGTTGGATCCGCCGTTTTCGAGGCAAAACGACCGTCATCAAACTCGGCGGCAGCCTGCTTGAGGACCGAGAAGCCCTGCAGCACTTGCTGTTGGATGTGATCTTCATGGAAACAGTTGGACTGAGGCCGGTCGTGGTTCACGGCGGTGGCAAAGCGATCACGGAAGCGATGGCCAAAGCCGGTATCGAAGCCCAATTCATTCGAGGGCGACGCGTTACCGACGAGAAATCGTTGGAGGTCGTCGAACAGGTTCTCGCGGGAGAACTGAATGTCGAGTTGACCGAAATGATGGAACGGTTTGGTGGTCGCGCAGTCAACTTGTCGCCCCGCACCACTTGCGTTCTGAAGGGCAAGAAACTGATCGATCCCGAAGGCGATGACCTTGGCTTCGTTGGTGAAGTGACGGAGGTTGATCGCGACGTGATTGAAAGCTTGGCATACACCGATCAAGTCGCCGTGATTCCTTCTTTGTGCACCGACGACAAAGGACAACTTTACAACGTCAATGCGGACACCGCCGCAATGGCGGTCGCTCAATCATTAGGAGCGGATAAACTGGTGTTCCTGTCGGACGTCAACGGCGTTCGCCGAGATCCCGAAGATCCCGCGACGATCATTCCCGCGTTGTCAGCCGAGGAAGCTCGCCAATTGATTGCCGATGGTGTGATCAAATCCGGCATGATCCCGAAGGTCGAAGCCTGTTTGGAAACACTCGGTCGTGGCGTTCAGAAAGTTCACATCATTGATGGACGATTGCGTCACTCATTGCTGCTCGAAATCTTCACCACCGACGGTGTGGGTACGGAGATCCACCAGTGA
- a CDS encoding sugar ABC transporter ATP-binding protein: MKVALSVRGLTKSYGNVTVLNDVSIDFHAGHLHALLGANGAGKSTLCKIISGLIPATGGQMSLDASDYQPGSKQDAEASGVQIVQQELNLIETLSVAENLRLASLPNRFGVLRMSELHRSARQILDRFGLPDVDTRTIVGSLGVGKQQMIEIAAALARDARVLILDEPTAALSGSESEELFAHLTQMRKQGVAIIYISHRLEEVQQLSDEVSVLRDGRLVTTEPIAKINREKMVAWMSSEEEARGGSNHTAATFESHRRGEVGLSVQGISCGMVDNVSFDVHRGERLGIAGLVGSGRTELLRAIFGADVADSGHVRLADGEAVRFTHPSQAVEAGFAMVTEDRKQNGLLLTQPIRTNTSLAALASKFSAKGWIRQTAEVESASAIHASLETRCQSLEQPVGTLSGGNQQKVAVAKWLTRGAEVYLFDEPSRGIDVAARARLYELFEELAKQGKTIVIVSSDLEELFETCDAIAVMSAGRMVTKFERDDFSEDSILEASFAGQESKRTTAESDDRWQNEEATP, encoded by the coding sequence ATGAAGGTCGCTCTTTCGGTTCGAGGCCTGACGAAGTCTTACGGCAACGTCACGGTGCTGAACGACGTCTCCATCGATTTTCATGCCGGGCATCTACACGCTTTGCTTGGTGCCAATGGTGCTGGGAAAAGCACGCTGTGCAAAATCATCAGTGGATTGATCCCAGCGACCGGTGGGCAGATGTCTCTGGACGCCAGTGACTATCAGCCCGGCAGCAAACAGGATGCGGAGGCGAGTGGAGTTCAGATCGTTCAACAAGAATTGAATTTGATTGAAACGTTGTCGGTCGCGGAAAACCTTCGCCTGGCGTCTCTTCCCAACCGGTTCGGCGTTTTACGAATGAGCGAGCTGCATCGTTCCGCACGTCAAATATTGGATCGGTTTGGTCTGCCCGATGTCGATACACGCACGATTGTCGGCAGCTTGGGGGTCGGCAAACAACAGATGATCGAAATCGCGGCGGCGCTAGCCCGTGACGCTCGCGTTTTGATTTTGGATGAACCAACGGCCGCTCTTTCCGGAAGTGAATCCGAAGAGCTGTTTGCACATCTCACCCAGATGCGCAAGCAAGGTGTCGCGATCATTTACATCTCGCACCGACTCGAAGAAGTTCAGCAACTGTCCGACGAAGTCAGCGTGCTGCGTGATGGGCGACTGGTTACAACCGAACCCATCGCAAAGATCAATCGCGAAAAGATGGTTGCTTGGATGAGTTCCGAGGAAGAAGCCCGAGGCGGTTCAAATCACACAGCGGCCACCTTTGAAAGTCATCGTCGAGGCGAGGTGGGATTGTCGGTGCAGGGTATCTCGTGCGGGATGGTCGACAACGTTTCGTTTGATGTTCATCGAGGAGAACGATTGGGAATCGCAGGATTGGTGGGGTCCGGAAGAACGGAATTGTTGCGAGCGATCTTTGGTGCCGACGTGGCCGATTCTGGACATGTGCGGTTGGCGGATGGCGAGGCGGTTCGCTTCACCCACCCCAGTCAGGCCGTTGAAGCTGGTTTCGCAATGGTGACCGAAGATCGCAAGCAAAATGGGTTGTTGTTGACTCAGCCGATTCGAACCAACACATCGTTGGCCGCACTCGCCAGCAAATTTTCAGCCAAAGGATGGATACGACAAACGGCGGAGGTTGAATCGGCCAGTGCGATCCACGCCTCGCTCGAAACTCGGTGCCAATCCTTGGAGCAACCTGTCGGCACGCTCAGCGGTGGCAATCAACAAAAGGTCGCGGTGGCCAAGTGGTTGACGCGTGGTGCCGAGGTCTACCTGTTCGATGAACCGTCTCGCGGGATTGATGTGGCCGCTCGCGCAAGACTTTATGAACTGTTTGAGGAATTGGCCAAACAAGGCAAGACGATCGTGATTGTGAGCAGTGATTTGGAAGAGTTGTTTGAAACGTGCGATGCAATCGCAGTCATGTCCGCCGGCAGAATGGTGACAAAGTTCGAACGAGACGACTTCAGCGAAGATTCGATTTTGGAAGCTTCCTTCGCGGGGCAAGAATCGAAGCGGACCACCGCGGAGTCGGATGACAGATGGCAGAACGAAGAGGCGACACCATGA